The DNA segment GTGCCGGCTGGGGGGCAGCATGCCTCGGGACAGCGCAGGCCTGACGTCCGTCTTTGTTGTTGCCCTGAGTGACAGAGAAGACGAGGTTAATGACTAACCTTTGCTGGAAGGATTCAGAGTCTCCTGCTGTTGTTATCTTTACCCACAGGAGGGCAGACGTGAACCCGAACTACACTCTGCTGGGAAAACGCAATTCATAACTCCATTACGCCCCATGTGGAGATTTTGAACCAACCAAAatccaacagtttttcttttACGCAGGACTCATGGATCACGAGATGCATCAGAATCAGACATGAAAGAAACCTTTCCTCATTAGTAACCTGACTGACTCGAGTTACTGGTTGAGTTGTAAATGTTAAGTCAAGATTTACTGTGtgagaaattaaaatgtgtgtgtgtgtgtgtgtgtgactctgagAGGTGATGTAACATGAAAAGGACAGAGGCTGTTTCTTATGTTCATGTTTTAATCAGGTTTGGCTTGTATTTTATCAAAGTAACAGaatcttttgtgtttttcttctcttttcttccaccaccaaaaaaagcaacatttaatgTCTGTATTTCAGTAGTTAAttattgtgttttcttcttgaaAGTACCACTTTGTGTTCTTACAAAAGACCCTGTCTGAATGTAAAAGCAGCCAGCTACGTTCAAGAGATAAAGTTTATAAATCCAGGAGAGCATTTTTGATGAAATGATATCTTACTGTGTGAGAAATAAACCACATTTTTGTCAGAGGATACACAACAGCAATACAAGAAACAAAGAATTTAGcattttagtattttattaCTACTGTACATAAAATATAAGCAACAACATAACAAAAAAGTAGCCCATACATTTACAACCACATCAGACTGACATACTTTTTTGAAGTCACATGTTACAGAGGAGGCTGCTTGTACTAAattaatatctaaaaaaaaaataaaaccctaaCTGTGGTCCCTTCAATGTACAAAGGCAATGACAGATAAATTACTTCACACactgttgtaaaaaaaaaagaaggaaaaagtaaaCATTACATTTGGCAAGTCGTGGTTGAAAGATACTTGTTATCAGATctctgtttcctttgtgtcagaATAAGAGGACCGTGTGAACGCACAGGTACCAGGTGCTGCACAGTGGTTGGCTTTTGAGCTGCAGAGTAAAGACAACAATGGTTTTGTCAATGTGGGAGAAAAGGGGCAAGAGTGCAGCGAAAGAGGTAGGGCAGGTGAAACAGTGGGATGCTTCTAGCGAGTCATTCATCGGGGATCAACGCTGTGAACGTCTGTATCGCGCTTGCGGTCGGCCACGTGGACAGAGAAATTTGTCTGTTTCTCACAGTGTTTAATTGATTCTTCGTCGTCGGTGAGTACTAGATGAGATGAAGCGACACAGAATAACCAGAAGACAAAAACCTAATATCTAATAGTCGATTACAGATATATCTACTGTTACATGATGGCACTACCACTCTAAACCTAAATCACGGTCATCAGGTTTCTATAAGGACATCAACATACGGAGCTAGATTACATAATGCAAACCTGCAGGCTTCATAAACATACAATAAACAGTGGCATCATAGTTTGATTTTTCCTGAAAGATAGCCATTTGGAGTGAAACTGTTGCTTTCAAATGGAGAATAAGGCATCCCTAAACAGCAAGGAGTCACGGAGGGCGTTTATCAAAGGAAGATCATTGACTCAGGTTGTGTTGGTGACCTCTCAATATAGCCTTAATCATTACAAAGTAAGGATTTCCACCACATAATCTGTAAAGAATTATCTCTTGAGTCGCCGCTTAAAACTTTCTTTTGGTCAGACTTGGGTGGTAAACGCTTTGCATTCTAACGGGGCTTCCAAGTTCAGCAGAATCACAAAGGAACGCATTTGAATGGtcttgtaaccccccccccccagtctgaccATGGGTTTAATTACTCAAATCGATCATGAGGTGCTCATATATCTGAGTTTTTCCTTTGAAGCTGGATGCGAGCAGGAACACCCTGCCATCAATGGAAAGCTGAGAAAATGAACGAGGCGCCTGGATATTCAGCTCCTGAGATGGGATAAACCGGCTGCTCTTGGTGTCCCACTGGTAGACCTGCGTCAGTGAATAGTCGCTGCCCAAGATGGCATACTGCCAGTTGGCGATGGAGACAGGCTGGAACACCATAGATCCGCGGGAAGGAAATGTCTGGACCTCTTTGAACATGGCGCCGTCCCAACGCATCACCTTGGAGTCCCCGATGAATCTTGTCAAGCATAAAAACAGCTCACCTTTCAAAAAGGACAAAGTATTCAAACGGTTGCTTAGTTTACGCGTTCGGCGTCTAAATCAGGACCTAAAGTGGAAAAGCTCACAATAAAGCTCACCGTAAAACAACGGTTATGCTAAAAGTAACGAATACTACAGGAAAAAAATCACTAATTGGATAGAATAGAAATAATACAGACGACATTATGCATTAATGATTTATAGGGAAATATGCTGAGCAATAAATAATCACAGCGCAGCTATATGAAACAGTATAAGTCCCGTGAAAACAGTCATTTAGCAGAAAAGCAGTCCTTGCTTTATTGTGTCACTGCTGCATTGAATACGAGATCATTTCAGGTTTTATAGTGTAAAACCGCCCTCACCTTTGACTTGGAAGTCTTTGACGGAGAAGACGTCCTCCATTTCCGGTATGTCGGTCCGGCGGGCGAACTGCTTCTGGCCCCTGTTCCACTGGTAGACAACGGGCCGCTGGGAGCTGCTGGACAAGATCAGGTGGGGCTTGTTGGAGATCTCCAGATATTCTACATCCGTGTCCCGGTACCACGGATGGAGCGACTGGTGGGAGTAGAAGCCATTGCCGTTCCATTTGTACACGGTTGTGGATCCAGCctgtgagagaaaaaaaaatgcgaCAGCATCAGGGAAGTCTACAGACCTAAACGGACACCTGTGGGACGATCTGGCTGATGATGTGTGAAAACGAGAGGCGCATCGGGTAAGCAGCCGCGATCCATTCAAGTACTTTTGAGTTCTGGAAAAGCAACAGAAACAAACCTTTGAGCTGTCAGCGATGACAAAGAAAGACTCCCGGTCGATCGTGAATGTCTCGACGTCATTAGGTTTGCGAATCTTCAGAATGTCAATATCCTGGATCTTGATGAACTTGTTGGCGGAGGTGTCACGTTTATAAATGTGCGAACCCCCGAACAGCTGAGCCACGATGACAAAGAGGTGGTTTTCGATCACCAAGGGCTTGCAGATCACAGTGGATGTGGCTGGTGCAAAAGAAAACGAGCCTCATTCAGTCTACGCTAGATCATTTCTAATCATAAAATCAGATGCAGTTCCCCATAACAGCGCCGTTTGGAGTCACCTTCGATGGTGTCATAGGTTCTGAAGATCATCTCAACATGATCCCATTCCAGGAAGGTGCAAGTCCCGGCAAACGGTTGGGCGAAAACAACATACTGATCTGTGCCAAAGGTGAAGGCCTCCACTGAAATGGACTCAAACTTGAGGGACTGATAAGAAGCGAACTCTGAAAAGAGTTGTTGTGAAAATCAACAAAAGGGAAGCCAATACAAAAGCAGGGGCAGGAACAAAGTGTGAGATGGTTACGTTTGGACATTTGAAGTATAACGCAATTTTGCGACGGGGACACGTACCTGTTGTGATGCAGTCAAAAGAGTGTGGCAGAAGGTCGTTGAACTTCTTCCCCTGGTGGATGGGTGGCCCGCTGCAGTAAATCTCATCCAGGGTGGCGTTGCTGAGGTGCATCCACTCCACCAGCCACTTGAGCTTACAGTCGCATATTAGGTTGTTGCCACGTAGATCCCTACACGCATCGATGGTTGTGTAACATTTACTTTTGTAAACTACTTTTCAAGCATGGTCCTTTCAGTGGCAGCAATCCGACACTGTTTCCATGTCTGATTACTGTTCTGCTATCTCTATCCCCAGTGCTTGGCTGAACTTTGGTTTTGAGCCAACGCTACAATAACAAGTGCCCTATCTCCTGAGTTGTTTGGGGTTGCCACACACTTTCAATCTGACTGTGTCCACATAgaataacaaataattaaaaaaaaaagaaaaatcagaatACAAAGACTAATGATATagtaaaaagtacattttaaagACCATGGCACAGTTCAGATGACAAAATAGAGGCACAGGAAGCTCAATATATAATGGTTACAATTAATAGAAGAgatattattgtattttacCACCGCTTTAACCCACTATCGGGCATACCAAGTCGTTAAAGCCCTTTTATGATCAGTTAATGTATGTTCTAGGCTCCTGAATATGAAAACAAGTCATCTGCACCAACTTAAAAAGGCTTCCTCTATGCTGGGGTCAAAAGTGCAGGGTCCACCTGAAACAAATGCTGGTTTAGACGTTGAATTTATTCTTACTACATCTGACTTATTGGAAGGAAGGATTGAAGAATTATCTGAGTAACTATTCCAGAGGCAGAACAGTGGATGCTTCACGTAGAAATGCGTGCACGGCACATTCTGGTCTCTTGTCAGCATAACAACCGTTTCA comes from the Brachionichthys hirsutus isolate HB-005 unplaced genomic scaffold, CSIRO-AGI_Bhir_v1 contig_1140, whole genome shotgun sequence genome and includes:
- the LOC137916255 gene encoding leucine-rich glioma-inactivated protein 1-like; protein product: MGYPGRAVAGWTLLAWVAAVSLAITDGRRVRQPRCPVGCTCTKDNALCDNVRSVPHTFPSDVVSLSFVKSGFIEITGGSFVHTPALQLLLFTANSFDLIDEDAFLGLPHLEYLFIENNKIASISPFAFRGLKGLIHLSLAYNNLETLPKDVFKGMDALTKLDLRGNNLICDCKLKWLVEWMHLSNATLDEIYCSGPPIHQGKKFNDLLPHSFDCITTEFASYQSLKFESISVEAFTFGTDQYVVFAQPFAGTCTFLEWDHVEMIFRTYDTIEATSTVICKPLVIENHLFVIVAQLFGGSHIYKRDTSANKFIKIQDIDILKIRKPNDVETFTIDRESFFVIADSSKAGSTTVYKWNGNGFYSHQSLHPWYRDTDVEYLEISNKPHLILSSSSQRPVVYQWNRGQKQFARRTDIPEMEDVFSVKDFQVKGELFLCLTRFIGDSKVMRWDGAMFKEVQTFPSRGSMVFQPVSIANWQYAILGSDYSLTQVYQWDTKSSRFIPSQELNIQAPRSFSQLSIDGRVFLLASSFKGKTQIYEHLMIDLSN